A region of Thermobifida halotolerans DNA encodes the following proteins:
- a CDS encoding ABC transporter substrate-binding protein, whose amino-acid sequence MELYGIEDANTAAGALSSGELDVSSVEPEALEQLGGTPSIDSLSYPAIRNNLIFFDRGPGGLFADADVRRAACYAIDTDALPEIAPDLAPRVQHFSEGEPGYNPDIHGYPHDLDRAEELYEEAGSPDISAEMMAAPFNQKQIEVYTFQMAEIGMDITVQVAPPPQFFSSWSNGTYPLGLSSNDELTPYDWYKAWFAADAPGNPAGVESEELKSAADAAIAAGTSEEAEELWSEVTKIIADEALTCGHAASEETIVWNAGRVEGVTAPSQPWEPNLVDYRALRPSGGQ is encoded by the coding sequence ATCGAGCTCTACGGCATCGAGGATGCCAACACGGCCGCGGGCGCGCTCTCCAGCGGAGAACTGGACGTCTCCAGCGTTGAACCGGAGGCGCTGGAGCAGCTCGGAGGGACGCCCTCCATCGACTCGCTCTCCTACCCCGCGATCCGCAACAACCTGATCTTCTTCGACCGCGGCCCCGGCGGTCTCTTCGCGGACGCCGACGTGCGCCGCGCCGCGTGCTACGCCATCGACACCGACGCCCTTCCCGAGATCGCTCCCGACCTGGCCCCCCGCGTCCAGCACTTCTCCGAGGGAGAGCCCGGGTACAACCCGGACATCCACGGCTACCCGCACGACCTGGACCGCGCCGAGGAACTGTACGAGGAGGCGGGCAGCCCCGACATCTCCGCCGAGATGATGGCCGCTCCCTTCAACCAGAAGCAGATCGAGGTGTACACGTTCCAGATGGCCGAAATCGGCATGGACATCACCGTGCAGGTCGCCCCGCCGCCGCAGTTCTTCTCCTCGTGGAGCAACGGTACCTACCCGCTCGGCCTCAGCAGCAACGACGAACTGACCCCCTACGACTGGTACAAGGCGTGGTTCGCCGCCGACGCCCCGGGCAACCCGGCGGGCGTGGAGAGCGAGGAGCTCAAGAGCGCGGCCGACGCGGCGATCGCGGCCGGCACCTCCGAGGAGGCCGAGGAGCTGTGGTCCGAGGTCACCAAGATCATCGCTGACGAGGCCCTGACCTGCGGTCACGCCGCCTCCGAGGAGACGATCGTGTGGAACGCCGGCCGGGTTGAGGGCGTCACGGCCCCCTCGCAGCCGTGGGAGCCCAACCTGGTCGACTACAGGGCTCTGCGACCCTCCGGAGG
- a CDS encoding MFS transporter — MGGGRSLGWRFGWLWAAYAVSTFGTWLAFDAFPLIAILVLHAGPAQVSVLAAAGLAVGAVVAVPLGPWVEFRRKRPVMVAMDLVRFAALLSVPVAFALGRLGFVQLLVVSVVVAAAGIAFTAAGGAYLKALVRPEDLLVANGRLESTTWTATVLGPPLGGAAIGLFGPVLTVAANAVSHLLSAVGVYATGGREPRPARTDVPPLCVGDLLEGWRCILAHPVLRPLFLNTVLVNSLIVAASPLLAVLMLGPLGFAPWQYGLAFAAPCVGGLIGSRLARRLVARFGRHRVMLTAGALRACWPLGLALVHPGTTGLVLVIAVQFGLMTCMGVFNPVLATDRLDRVPADRTVRTLSAWSVTNKAAVAATTALWGLLAAATDPRAAIAAAGLLLLATPLLLPRRGPASRHERERTRDHG, encoded by the coding sequence GTGGGGGGCGGGCGGTCGCTGGGGTGGCGGTTCGGGTGGCTGTGGGCGGCGTACGCGGTCAGCACGTTCGGCACGTGGCTCGCGTTCGACGCGTTCCCCCTGATCGCGATCCTCGTGCTGCACGCCGGGCCGGCCCAGGTGTCGGTGCTGGCAGCAGCGGGGTTGGCGGTGGGGGCCGTGGTGGCGGTGCCGCTCGGTCCGTGGGTGGAGTTCCGCCGCAAACGGCCGGTGATGGTCGCGATGGACCTGGTGCGGTTCGCGGCGCTGCTGAGCGTTCCCGTCGCGTTCGCGCTCGGCCGGCTCGGTTTCGTCCAACTCCTGGTCGTGTCGGTCGTTGTCGCCGCGGCCGGCATCGCCTTCACCGCGGCCGGCGGCGCGTACCTGAAGGCGCTCGTACGGCCCGAGGACCTGCTCGTCGCGAACGGGCGACTGGAGTCCACGACCTGGACCGCCACCGTGCTCGGGCCGCCGCTCGGCGGAGCCGCGATCGGGCTGTTCGGTCCGGTGCTGACCGTGGCGGCCAACGCGGTCAGCCACCTGCTCTCGGCGGTGGGCGTCTACGCGACCGGGGGGAGGGAGCCGCGCCCCGCGCGGACCGACGTGCCCCCGTTGTGCGTCGGCGACCTGCTCGAGGGGTGGCGGTGCATCCTGGCCCACCCGGTGCTGCGTCCGCTGTTTCTCAACACGGTCCTGGTCAACAGCCTGATCGTGGCGGCCTCGCCGCTGCTCGCCGTCCTCATGCTCGGCCCGCTCGGGTTTGCGCCCTGGCAGTACGGCCTCGCCTTCGCGGCGCCCTGCGTCGGCGGCCTCATCGGTTCGCGTCTGGCCCGCCGACTCGTCGCGCGGTTCGGGCGGCACAGGGTCATGCTCACCGCCGGGGCGCTGCGCGCGTGCTGGCCGCTCGGGTTGGCCCTGGTCCATCCCGGCACCACCGGACTCGTGCTTGTCATCGCCGTCCAGTTCGGGCTGATGACCTGCATGGGCGTGTTCAACCCGGTGTTGGCCACCGACCGGCTCGACCGGGTTCCCGCGGACCGCACCGTCCGCACCCTGTCCGCGTGGTCGGTCACGAACAAGGCCGCCGTCGCGGCCACGACCGCCCTGTGGGGCCTGCTGGCCGCCGCCACCGATCCCCGCGCCGCGATCGCGGCCGCCGGACTCCTTCTCCTGGCCACCCCGCTTCTGCTCCCCCGCCGCGGTCCCGCGTCGCGACACGAGCGGGAACGGACCCGCGACCACGGCTGA
- a CDS encoding aldehyde dehydrogenase family protein has product MPVREMEILAGGQWVSSSGSVDVFDPTDVREPAARVPALTARQVAEIYDAAAAGFATWRRTSPFERAKILHEASALLRSRTAEIADALVTEMGKTLAEATGEVGKAADFFEYYSGIAREGYGTLLNDARPGTKASFQREPIGVVLAVTPWNDPLLTPARKLAPALASGNSVVIKPASETPMSAIHLARALHDAGLPAGVLNVVTGRTSEISDALLDDPRIAAVTFTGSNEVGERLRVRLASRNVRFQGELGGKNATAVLADADLEAAADAVMAAAFGQAGQRCTATSRLVVEREVHDRFVDILRERVAKLTVGPGKDSATTMGPLVSVSQRDSVLGDIARAVEQGAVVRAGGDTPADPERAHGCYVNPTILVGVTPAMDIWRHEVFGPVLAVRAVDGFDEAVEAVNDSVYGLSAAVFTRDLSAAHRFVDEVECGQVAVNTATTGWDVHHPFGGFRDSGSAFKEQGSEALRFYTRVKTVAINYGA; this is encoded by the coding sequence ATGCCCGTGCGAGAAATGGAGATCCTTGCGGGAGGACAGTGGGTGAGCTCCTCCGGGTCGGTGGACGTGTTCGACCCCACCGACGTACGCGAGCCCGCCGCCCGCGTCCCGGCGCTGACCGCCCGGCAGGTCGCCGAGATCTACGACGCCGCCGCGGCCGGTTTCGCCACCTGGCGCCGGACCTCGCCCTTCGAGCGCGCGAAGATCCTGCACGAGGCCTCCGCGCTGCTGCGCTCCCGCACGGCGGAGATCGCCGACGCCCTTGTCACCGAGATGGGCAAGACCCTGGCCGAGGCCACGGGCGAGGTCGGCAAGGCCGCCGACTTCTTCGAGTACTACTCGGGCATCGCCCGCGAAGGCTACGGCACCCTGCTCAACGACGCCCGGCCCGGCACCAAAGCCAGCTTCCAGCGGGAGCCGATCGGCGTGGTCCTGGCCGTCACCCCGTGGAACGACCCGCTGCTGACCCCCGCCCGCAAGCTCGCGCCCGCACTGGCCTCCGGCAACTCCGTGGTCATCAAGCCGGCCAGCGAGACCCCCATGTCCGCCATCCACCTGGCGAGAGCCCTGCACGACGCGGGCCTGCCCGCCGGGGTCCTCAACGTCGTCACCGGCCGCACCTCCGAGATCTCCGACGCCCTGCTCGACGACCCGCGCATCGCCGCGGTCACCTTCACCGGCAGCAACGAGGTGGGGGAGCGGCTGCGGGTGCGGCTCGCCAGCCGCAACGTCCGCTTCCAGGGTGAGCTGGGTGGCAAGAACGCCACGGCCGTCCTGGCCGACGCCGACCTGGAGGCCGCGGCAGACGCCGTCATGGCCGCCGCCTTCGGCCAGGCCGGGCAGCGCTGCACCGCCACCAGCCGCCTCGTCGTCGAGCGGGAGGTCCACGACCGGTTCGTCGACATTCTGCGCGAGCGCGTGGCGAAGCTGACCGTGGGCCCCGGCAAGGACTCGGCGACCACGATGGGACCGCTCGTCAGCGTCTCCCAGCGCGACTCCGTGCTGGGCGACATCGCCCGCGCCGTCGAGCAGGGCGCGGTGGTCCGCGCCGGAGGCGACACGCCCGCCGACCCCGAACGCGCCCACGGCTGCTACGTCAACCCGACCATCCTGGTGGGCGTCACCCCGGCGATGGACATCTGGCGCCACGAGGTGTTCGGCCCGGTCCTGGCGGTGCGGGCCGTGGACGGCTTCGACGAGGCCGTCGAGGCGGTCAACGACTCCGTCTACGGGCTCTCCGCCGCCGTGTTCACCCGGGACCTCAGCGCCGCCCACCGGTTCGTCGACGAGGTGGAGTGCGGCCAGGTCGCCGTCAACACCGCCACGACCGGCTGGGACGTGCACCACCCCTTCGGCGGCTTCCGCGACTCGGGTTCGGCCTTCAAGGAGCAGGGCTCTGAGGCGCTGCGCTTCTACACCCGCGTCAAGACCGTCGCGATCAACTACGGCGCGTGA
- a CDS encoding thiamine pyrophosphate-dependent enzyme yields MSHHLDGGDAVVAAFGAIGADYIFSSPGSEWAPVWESLARHHRDHLPCPKYLDLTHETVAVGMATGYSLLTRRAQGVLLHAGPGLLQGACAIHGALLAGAPMVIASSESTTYGDGTGPDPGGQWYRNLSVVGGPHTMAQPFVKWANQAASVSTLFTMVTRSAEMAGRAPSGPVYLNVPLEVLLEPWEERATAPTAPKGSTVSSPEEIAAVLDLLAEAENPVIVTESTGREADGMRALVGFAEALQIPVVEPNSTVCANFPRNHELHAGDSIDPFMDTADLILLVNCRSPFYPPSRRPARARIVVVDEVPQRPHIAYQVLYADHYLEGGVAATLREMTRLVRENPPEAALLERRRAAQLTRRAAETAAIEAAEQRAAGADGIDPVHLVAALRELFADDDPIVVDETITHGGLVRRHMRRSTPDSYLYVQGGLGQGIAWALGARLAAPERPVVLTVGDGAFQYNPVIQSLDAARAYGLPLLVVVFNNHQYRSMKMNHLRFYPEGAAVETGEFLGVDLSGQPELSAFAEPFGMHAESVAHADDLTPALSRALKAVREGTTAVVNVSVTR; encoded by the coding sequence ATGAGTCACCACCTCGACGGCGGGGACGCCGTGGTCGCCGCGTTCGGCGCGATCGGGGCCGACTACATCTTCTCCTCACCCGGCTCGGAGTGGGCCCCGGTGTGGGAGTCGCTGGCCCGGCACCACCGCGACCACCTGCCCTGCCCGAAGTACCTCGACCTGACCCACGAGACCGTGGCCGTGGGCATGGCCACCGGCTACAGTCTCCTCACCCGCCGCGCCCAGGGCGTGCTGCTGCACGCAGGCCCCGGCCTGCTGCAGGGGGCGTGCGCCATCCACGGCGCACTCCTGGCCGGCGCGCCCATGGTGATCGCCTCCTCCGAGTCGACCACCTACGGGGACGGCACCGGTCCGGACCCGGGCGGGCAGTGGTACCGCAACCTGTCGGTCGTCGGCGGTCCGCACACGATGGCGCAGCCCTTCGTGAAGTGGGCCAACCAGGCCGCGAGCGTCTCCACCCTGTTCACCATGGTGACCCGCTCCGCCGAGATGGCGGGGCGGGCCCCCTCCGGTCCGGTCTACCTCAACGTTCCGCTCGAGGTGCTGCTGGAGCCGTGGGAGGAGCGTGCGACGGCGCCGACCGCCCCGAAGGGCTCGACCGTCAGCTCCCCCGAGGAGATCGCCGCGGTTCTCGACCTGCTCGCCGAGGCGGAGAACCCGGTCATCGTCACCGAGAGCACCGGCCGCGAGGCCGACGGCATGCGGGCTCTCGTCGGCTTCGCCGAGGCCCTGCAGATCCCGGTGGTCGAGCCGAACTCCACCGTGTGCGCGAACTTCCCCAGAAACCACGAGTTGCACGCCGGCGACAGCATCGACCCCTTCATGGACACCGCCGACCTGATCCTCCTGGTCAACTGCCGGTCGCCGTTCTATCCGCCGAGCAGGCGCCCGGCCCGCGCCAGGATCGTCGTGGTCGACGAGGTCCCCCAGCGGCCGCACATCGCCTACCAGGTGCTGTATGCCGACCACTACCTGGAGGGGGGCGTGGCCGCCACCCTGCGGGAGATGACCCGGCTGGTCCGCGAGAACCCGCCCGAGGCGGCCCTGCTGGAGCGGCGGCGCGCGGCCCAGCTCACCAGGCGGGCCGCCGAGACCGCCGCCATCGAGGCCGCCGAGCAGCGCGCCGCGGGGGCCGACGGGATCGACCCGGTCCACCTGGTCGCCGCCCTGCGCGAACTGTTCGCCGACGACGACCCGATCGTGGTCGACGAGACCATCACCCACGGCGGCCTGGTCCGGCGCCACATGCGACGCTCCACCCCCGACTCCTACCTGTACGTGCAGGGCGGACTCGGTCAGGGCATCGCGTGGGCACTGGGCGCCAGGCTCGCCGCACCCGAGCGTCCCGTCGTGCTGACGGTCGGGGACGGAGCGTTCCAGTACAACCCCGTCATCCAGTCGCTCGACGCCGCACGGGCCTACGGCCTGCCGCTGCTCGTCGTCGTCTTCAACAACCACCAGTACCGGTCGATGAAGATGAACCACCTGCGGTTCTACCCGGAGGGAGCGGCGGTCGAGACCGGCGAGTTCCTGGGGGTGGACCTCAGCGGACAACCGGAGCTGTCCGCCTTCGCCGAACCCTTCGGCATGCACGCGGAAAGCGTCGCGCACGCCGACGACCTGACCCCGGCCCTGTCCCGGGCGCTGAAGGCCGTCAGAGAGGGCACGACCGCGGTCGTCAACGTCTCGGTGACCCGCTGA
- a CDS encoding putative quinol monooxygenase, whose product MPYAVVAHYRCEPQDAELVRDALLKMREHTLREPGNLAYVVHADADAEAAFTLYEQYVDRAAFDAHAASEHFAEYILGTVRPRLVDRTVWFGEVL is encoded by the coding sequence ATGCCCTACGCCGTGGTGGCCCACTACCGGTGCGAGCCGCAGGACGCGGAGCTGGTCCGGGACGCGCTGCTGAAGATGCGCGAGCACACGCTGCGCGAGCCGGGGAACCTGGCCTACGTCGTGCACGCCGACGCCGACGCCGAGGCGGCGTTCACGCTGTACGAGCAGTATGTCGACCGGGCCGCCTTCGACGCCCACGCCGCCTCGGAGCACTTCGCCGAGTACATCCTGGGCACGGTCCGCCCCCGGTTGGTCGACCGGACCGTGTGGTTCGGCGAGGTTCTCTGA
- a CDS encoding amidohydrolase family protein, which translates to MFVVDTQVHIWREETPDRPWVPGARERIRLNGHREEPFSYEECLALMDEAGVNRALIVPPSWEGDRIDYALEACEAHPERFGIMARIPQNKPNEGRAMLRDFAQNPHVKGTRLTFHRPQDRNWMIDGTNDWYWPVAEELGIPTMVHAPIWKAELGAIAEKHPGLKIIIDHMGIMARCVDDAIGYWVSETADLNKHPNIYVKVSALPGYSTHPFPNLNIEKYVREMVDKMGPQRCFWGTDITRLLGHGLTYTDTIEQFTKHFDFTPEELEWIMGRGICEVLDWPIEN; encoded by the coding sequence ATGTTCGTCGTTGACACCCAGGTCCACATCTGGAGAGAAGAGACCCCCGACCGTCCCTGGGTTCCGGGCGCGCGGGAGCGGATCCGACTCAACGGACACCGCGAGGAGCCGTTCAGCTACGAGGAGTGCCTGGCCCTGATGGACGAGGCGGGCGTCAACCGCGCGCTCATCGTGCCCCCGTCCTGGGAGGGCGACCGCATCGACTACGCCCTGGAGGCCTGCGAGGCCCACCCCGAGCGGTTCGGCATCATGGCCCGCATCCCGCAGAACAAGCCGAACGAGGGCAGGGCCATGCTGCGCGACTTCGCGCAGAACCCCCACGTCAAGGGCACCCGGCTGACGTTCCACCGGCCCCAGGACCGCAACTGGATGATCGACGGCACCAACGACTGGTACTGGCCGGTCGCCGAGGAGCTCGGCATCCCCACGATGGTGCACGCCCCGATCTGGAAGGCCGAGCTCGGCGCCATCGCCGAGAAGCACCCCGGCCTGAAGATCATCATCGACCACATGGGCATCATGGCCCGCTGCGTCGACGACGCCATCGGCTACTGGGTCTCCGAGACCGCCGACCTGAACAAGCACCCCAACATCTACGTCAAGGTCTCGGCGCTCCCCGGCTACTCCACGCACCCCTTCCCCAACCTCAACATCGAGAAGTACGTGCGCGAGATGGTCGACAAGATGGGCCCCCAGCGCTGCTTCTGGGGCACCGACATCACCCGTCTGCTCGGCCACGGCCTCACCTACACCGACACCATCGAGCAGTTCACCAAGCACTTCGACTTCACCCCCGAGGAGCTGGAGTGGATCATGGGCCGCGGGATCTGCGAGGTCCTCGACTGGCCGATCGAGAACTGA
- a CDS encoding Ldh family oxidoreductase, translated as MPPAKTVIPAGDLADLVTALFTGAGTSPEHARTISDVLIWAGLRGVDSHGVSRVPRYLELLASGEANPRPDLQVTSSTPGVAVLDADRAPGPVALTEAAAEAVSRARANGIGAVAVRRTVHTGAIGYYTSKIAEEGLVGIAFVAGMPNMGYTGVKGAAVATSPLSIAVPTRERPPVLLDMATATIALGKIAQYRNSGKPLPEGAAATADGVPTTDPGLAKMPLPLGGAKGAGMSLLFEMLTSVLVQAPILASFHGDDPEGRVHRQNALIIALDPAAFGDADGYAETVAQTLDALKGLPRADEATEISYPGERSAATAAERSREGIPVAGKVWKELAAAAERTGVRLPAVLGDTVRL; from the coding sequence ATGCCACCAGCAAAAACCGTGATCCCCGCCGGTGACCTGGCCGACCTCGTCACCGCTCTGTTCACCGGGGCGGGAACCAGCCCCGAGCACGCCCGCACGATCAGCGACGTCCTGATCTGGGCGGGCCTGCGCGGAGTGGACTCCCACGGGGTCTCCCGCGTCCCCCGCTACCTGGAGCTGCTCGCCTCGGGCGAGGCCAACCCCAGGCCCGACCTCCAGGTGACGTCGAGCACGCCGGGGGTCGCCGTCCTCGACGCCGACCGTGCCCCCGGGCCGGTCGCCCTCACCGAGGCCGCCGCCGAGGCGGTAAGCCGCGCCCGCGCCAACGGGATCGGCGCGGTCGCGGTCCGCCGCACCGTCCACACCGGGGCCATCGGCTACTACACCTCGAAGATCGCCGAGGAGGGACTCGTCGGCATCGCCTTCGTCGCCGGAATGCCCAACATGGGCTACACCGGCGTCAAGGGCGCCGCGGTCGCGACGAGCCCGCTGTCGATCGCCGTCCCCACCCGGGAACGGCCCCCGGTCCTGCTCGACATGGCGACCGCCACGATCGCGCTCGGCAAGATCGCGCAGTACCGCAACAGCGGGAAACCGCTGCCCGAGGGCGCCGCCGCGACCGCCGACGGCGTACCCACCACCGACCCCGGCCTCGCGAAGATGCCGCTGCCGCTGGGCGGGGCCAAGGGCGCCGGGATGTCCCTGCTGTTCGAGATGCTCACCAGCGTCCTGGTGCAGGCGCCCATCCTCGCCTCGTTCCACGGCGACGACCCCGAGGGGAGGGTGCACCGGCAGAACGCCCTGATCATCGCGTTGGACCCCGCCGCGTTCGGGGACGCCGACGGCTACGCCGAGACCGTCGCCCAGACCCTCGACGCGCTCAAGGGCCTGCCGCGCGCGGACGAGGCCACCGAGATCAGCTACCCGGGGGAGCGCAGCGCGGCGACCGCCGCCGAGCGGTCCCGGGAGGGAATCCCCGTGGCCGGGAAGGTGTGGAAGGAGCTCGCCGCCGCCGCCGAACGGACGGGCGTGCGGCTTCCCGCGGTGTTAGGGGATACCGTGCGTCTGTGA
- the lhgO gene encoding L-2-hydroxyglutarate oxidase: MADEVVGIVGAGIVGLAVGREITRRRPGTRVVVLEKEDRVAAHQTSHNSGVVHAGLYYRPGSLKARLCTRGRKMLREYCTDRGLPYDECGKLVVAVTGEDVARLDDIYARADRNAVPGLRRIGPDEIRDIEPHSAGLAALHSPHTAITDYTRVCESFAEDIAAAGGEIRLSSPVTRIHETAGPLQVVAGGQTVRVDNLIICAGLHTDRVSRLAGDEAGPRIVPFRGEYMLIRPEKADMVRGLIYPVPDPRYPFLGVHFTRRVSGDVEVGPNAVLAFSREGYRRFDIRLADLGGTAAWPGAWRMAFQHWRTGVKEMYGSLSKRAYMKAAQRYVPEIGPDDVVRGGAGVRAQALDRDGSLVDDFRINRLGRVTAVRNAPSPAATSCMAIAEHVVDALHGEKAR; this comes from the coding sequence ATGGCTGACGAGGTTGTGGGCATCGTCGGCGCCGGCATCGTCGGACTCGCGGTCGGCCGGGAGATCACCCGCAGACGGCCGGGAACGCGCGTGGTGGTGCTGGAGAAGGAGGACCGCGTCGCCGCCCACCAGACCAGCCACAACTCCGGGGTCGTCCACGCCGGTCTCTACTACAGGCCCGGCAGCCTCAAGGCCCGCCTGTGCACGCGCGGCAGAAAGATGCTGCGCGAGTACTGCACCGACCGCGGCCTGCCCTACGACGAGTGCGGCAAGCTCGTCGTCGCGGTCACCGGGGAGGACGTGGCGCGGCTCGACGACATCTACGCCAGAGCCGACCGCAACGCCGTCCCGGGGCTGCGCCGCATCGGCCCCGACGAGATCCGCGACATCGAACCGCACTCCGCGGGGCTGGCCGCCCTGCACTCGCCGCACACGGCCATCACGGACTACACGCGCGTCTGCGAGTCCTTCGCGGAGGACATCGCCGCGGCGGGCGGGGAGATCCGGCTCAGCTCACCGGTCACCCGGATCCACGAGACCGCGGGTCCGCTCCAGGTCGTCGCGGGCGGACAGACCGTGCGGGTGGACAACCTCATCATCTGCGCCGGACTGCACACCGACCGGGTCTCCCGCCTGGCCGGGGACGAGGCCGGCCCCAGGATCGTGCCGTTCCGGGGCGAGTACATGCTGATCCGCCCGGAGAAGGCGGACATGGTGCGCGGACTCATCTACCCCGTTCCGGACCCCAGGTACCCGTTCCTCGGCGTGCACTTCACCCGCCGGGTGTCCGGGGACGTGGAAGTGGGCCCCAACGCCGTCCTCGCGTTCTCCCGCGAGGGCTACCGCCGCTTTGACATCCGCCTGGCGGATCTGGGAGGAACCGCCGCGTGGCCCGGTGCCTGGAGAATGGCTTTCCAGCACTGGCGCACCGGAGTCAAGGAAATGTACGGGTCGCTCTCCAAACGCGCCTACATGAAAGCCGCGCAGCGCTACGTGCCCGAGATCGGCCCCGACGACGTCGTGCGCGGCGGGGCGGGCGTGCGCGCCCAGGCGCTCGACCGCGACGGCAGCCTCGTCGACGACTTCCGCATCAACCGGCTGGGACGCGTCACGGCCGTCCGCAACGCCCCCTCGCCCGCCGCGACGTCGTGCATGGCCATCGCCGAGCACGTGGTCGACGCCCTCCACGGCGAGAAAGCCCGATAA
- a CDS encoding ABC transporter substrate-binding protein: protein MSTPRLRTSALPLTLAAVLALSACGGSEESADGGGETLAVNYAGFPESWAPGADMEAGYMRVPYENLVALDGAGEITPVLATDWEQTDTELTLTLREGVVFHDGTPFNAEAVKANLESIRGSNGPYAGPLQVIESIDVVDELTVRLNLAEPSPSLLTTLSTRAAPMASPKAIEDGSVAEHPVGTGPWAYDPDASTLGTRMAFTFFPDYWGGRGQRRLRDDRALRHRGCQHGRGRALQRRTGRLQR from the coding sequence ATGAGCACACCACGACTGAGAACCTCAGCCCTCCCCCTCACCCTGGCGGCCGTTCTGGCCCTCTCCGCGTGCGGAGGCTCGGAGGAGTCCGCCGACGGCGGTGGCGAGACGCTGGCCGTGAACTACGCCGGTTTCCCCGAGAGCTGGGCCCCGGGCGCCGACATGGAGGCCGGGTACATGCGCGTGCCGTACGAGAACCTCGTCGCGCTGGACGGGGCCGGGGAGATCACCCCGGTGCTGGCCACCGACTGGGAGCAGACCGACACCGAACTCACCCTCACCCTGCGCGAGGGCGTGGTGTTCCACGACGGCACCCCGTTCAACGCCGAAGCCGTCAAGGCCAACCTGGAGTCGATCCGCGGCAGCAACGGCCCGTACGCGGGCCCGCTGCAGGTCATCGAGTCGATCGACGTCGTCGACGAGCTGACCGTGCGCCTCAACCTCGCCGAGCCGTCCCCGTCGCTGCTCACCACCCTGTCGACCCGCGCGGCCCCGATGGCCAGCCCCAAGGCGATCGAGGACGGCAGCGTCGCCGAGCACCCCGTCGGCACCGGCCCGTGGGCCTACGACCCGGACGCCTCCACCCTGGGCACCCGCATGGCCTTCACGTTCTTCCCGGACTACTGGGGGGGGCGAGGACAGCGTCGGCTTCGAGACGATCGAGCTCTACGGCATCGAGGATGCCAACACGGCCGCGGGCGCGCTCTCCAGCGGAGAACTGGACGTCTCCAGCGTTGA
- a CDS encoding siderophore-interacting protein, with amino-acid sequence MAERPGRRNPRVTCAQVRRVERLTPHMIRVVLGGPGLAAFSAGQYTDHYVKLLFPPEDAPYQVPFDLQKVREELPREQWPAMRTYTVRHWDADRRELTLDVVHHGPEGIAGPWAARVQAGEQVCFAGPGGGYAPDPEADWHLLVGDESALPAIAASLERLPQGAPAHVFVEVSGPEEEQKLETAADASVTWLHRGDGRVGDALVRAVAELDFPPGRVHAFVHGEAGFVKELRRLLRQERGVPWEDLSISGYWRLGLDEDGWQSTKRDWNRQVEQEQEGA; translated from the coding sequence ATGGCCGAACGTCCCGGACGCAGAAACCCGCGGGTCACGTGCGCACAGGTGCGGCGAGTCGAGCGGCTCACCCCCCACATGATCCGCGTCGTGCTGGGCGGCCCCGGACTGGCCGCCTTCAGCGCGGGCCAGTACACCGACCACTACGTCAAGCTGCTGTTCCCACCCGAGGACGCGCCCTACCAGGTCCCCTTCGACCTGCAGAAGGTTCGCGAGGAGCTGCCGCGCGAGCAGTGGCCCGCCATGCGCACCTACACCGTGCGCCACTGGGACGCCGACCGGCGCGAGCTGACCCTGGACGTCGTCCACCACGGGCCGGAGGGCATCGCCGGACCGTGGGCCGCCCGCGTCCAGGCCGGTGAGCAGGTGTGCTTCGCCGGTCCCGGCGGCGGCTACGCCCCCGACCCGGAAGCGGACTGGCACCTGCTCGTCGGTGACGAGAGCGCGCTGCCCGCCATCGCGGCCTCCCTGGAGCGGCTGCCGCAGGGCGCGCCCGCGCACGTCTTCGTCGAGGTCAGCGGCCCGGAGGAGGAGCAGAAGCTGGAGACCGCCGCCGACGCGTCCGTCACCTGGCTGCACCGGGGCGACGGCCGGGTCGGCGACGCCCTGGTGCGCGCGGTCGCCGAGCTCGACTTCCCGCCGGGCCGGGTCCACGCCTTCGTCCACGGTGAGGCGGGCTTCGTCAAGGAGCTGCGGCGCCTGCTGCGCCAGGAGCGCGGCGTGCCCTGGGAGGACCTGTCCATCTCCGGCTACTGGCGTCTCGGCCTGGACGAGGACGGCTGGCAGTCCACCAAGCGCGACTGGAACCGCCAGGTCGAACAGGAGCAGGAGGGCGCCTGA